In Thermodesulfovibrionales bacterium, the genomic stretch AAGGGATACCTCTTCAATGGATAAATAATGTATCCTGTCAAGCATCATGCAAACAATTCCTGTAAGCTGGTTCTTGGTTAAGAGTCCGAGACCTATCTTGGTGCTCGGACCCGACACAGCAGAAAGGGTAACACAGTCCTCTGTCTCTATGAGTTCAGGTCTCTTAAGAGAACCTCTTGGTAAATAATCAATCTGTCTGTAACATTTTAATCCTGAATCACTGTAATAGGTATGATAAACAGCTATGGGAGGTTTATGTAAAAAAAGCTCCTTGCATATATGAGTGCCAACTGTTAATTCCTTTTCAACAAATTCATGTTCTTCTCCTGCAACTGCCTCAAAGCTTAGCACCGTGTCAAGCAGAACAGGACATTCAAAGCATACTGTCATCTTTTCTTCAAAATTTTTGGTAGAGCTGTTATCGGGTTTACACTGTGTACCTGGTATTGACCAGCATCTCTGATCATCGTTGCAATAGGCAGGGCAGGTAACCTTTCCGCATTCCACATATTCCCAGCATTTCTTAAGTCTCTCTGGATTCAATGACCAGAATACCACAGTCTTTGCATTGAGAATGGGTTTTATAATCTCCAGTATACTGGTGATAAGGGCTTTTGATCTTGGATAGGCTATAATAGCATCCGATATAGCAAACAGTGCCTCGAGAGCCTTTTCCTGAGATTCAACAATTGATCTTAACCTTTCTATCTCTTTCAGTTCATTCTCACCTATGGACAATTGATAATCCATACTAAATTAATTTTATCAAAATATAAAAGAAAAATAAAACATTTTTAAAAAAGGGTAATTTGCCCCTGAAGATGGGTAAAATAACCCATTTTAAAGAAATTTTTCACCTGCAAATGATGGCCTATATTTTGCTATTATAGAAAATATGAGAATAATATCACTGGTTTTATTCCTGATACACCTCTTAAGTTCAGTATCTTCTTCAGAAGATTCCTGTACAGCCAGATGCCATCAGCCCATGCTCAAGGGAAAGAATATCCATCCACCGGCTTATTCCTGTGAAAGCTGTCATTTACTCCTTGGAGACAGGCATCCGGTAAAGAATAAAAAAACCTTTAGTCTTATATCAGAGGTACCATTGCTTTGCTGGACATGCCATCAGGAACCAAAACCTTTATCTTCAACCCATCCACCCTTTAAACAGGGACTCTGTACAGGCTGTCATAATCCCCATGAATCCGAGCACAGTGGTCTCCTGAAGGAATCTCCTGAAAAGGTATGCCTGTCCTGTCATGAAGACAAACATAAAGGAAATTTTCTTCATGGACCATCTGCCGCTGGAGACTGTTTTTACTGTCATGGTGCCCATCAATCAGAAAAAAAATTTCTTTTAAAAAATAAGGAGCCAGACCTCTGTCTTGACTGCCATTATGATATCTCAATAGAACTTAAAAAACCCTCTATACATCCAGCCATTAATTCCGGTTGCTCCTCCTGCCATAATCCCCATGCCTCTAACTATAGAAAATTTCTTATCAATCAGGGCGACAGACTCTGTTTCTCCTGTCATCCATTGATTGAAGAAAAAATAAGCAGATCAAAATCAGTTCACAGACCTATTAAGACTGATAAAGCCTGTGCATCCTGCCATTTACCTCACTCAAGCTCGGGCACAAAACTCATGGAAAAGTCTGGTATGGATGCCTGCCTTGAGTGCCATAAGAAATTCATAGATATAAAAAGAGACAGGTATCTTCACGGGCCTATTAATAATGGAGATTGCTCTTCCTGTCATGACAGTCATGGAAGCCAGTATAGAAAACTTCTTGTAATGGATTTTCCAGAAGAGTTATATGTGCCTTATAACGAAAAAGCCTATGCGCTGTGCTTTTCCTGTCATAACAGAGATCTGCTCAGATACCCGGACACAAGTTTTGCCACAGGATTCAGGGATGGAAACAGGAACCTACACTATCTTCATGTCAATAAAAAGGACAAGGGCAGAAGCTGCAGGTTCTGCCATACAATCCATGGAGGTACCCTTCCAAAATTAATTGCAGAAAAAGTAAGATTCGGAAACTGGGACCTTCCAGTTGGTTTCACTAAAACCGAAACAGGTGGAACCTGCGCACCTGGCTGTCACAGAAAATATACATACGATAGAAAAACCAGAGCAAGATGAGTATTCCTGAAAGAAAATCCAGAAGGAAAAAGATTTTTCAGGAGATATCCATAAATATACCTGGGGAAGCCAGCAGTAATTTCAAAGGCGTACTATTAGATATAAGTGAAGAAGGGCTGGGGCTTTCAACAGAATATCCCCTGAAGCCAGGACAGCTAATAGAGATAATAATGCAGGAAGGTATTGTTACAGGCACTGTCATGTGGACTTTTAAAAGGAATGGTCTTTTCAGGGCAGGGATCTACAGGAATAGTATAAGAAAGAAATCTATTTGAATAACCAAATTTATTAATGTAATATATTTATGAAACATGTAAACTTTTTAAATCGGGGTCAAAACATGATGACTGCAATAAACAGTCCTGAGGCTTCAGGCTTCAGAAAGAAAGCCCTTGTTGTGGATGATGAATCCATAATAAGACTTTCACTGAAAAAATTTCTTGAGGATGAGGGATTTATCTCCCTTACTTCAAGCACAGGTATGGATGCCCTTAAAAAGATTGAAGAGGACCATCCAGATTTAGTAATCCTTGATATCCAGCTTCCTGACTCAAATGGATTAAACCTCCTTAAAACAATTAAGGAGATGAATCCATCAATAACAGTGATCATGATAACAGGGCATGCAGATGTGAAAGGTGCTGTTGAGGCAATGAAGATTGGCGCCCTTGATTATCTTGAAAAACCAATAGATTTCAAAAATCTCAAAGAAACCCTTTCAAGATTAAGGTTTGATGTTCAAGAACATGCTACCGAAGCAGAAGGTTTGATTACCTTAAATCCAAGGATGAAGGAGATTTACAGGGTAGCAGAAAGGCTCGCCACAAAGTCAGATGTAACAATACTTGTTCTCGGTGAAAGCGGAACCGGTAAAAATTTTCTTTGCAAAAAACTCCATGATATAAGTCCTAGAAGGAACATGCCTTTTGTAGAGGTAAGCTGTTCAAACATACCCGAACATCTAATAGAAAGTGAGCTTTTTGGATACGAAAAAGGTGCCTTTACTGATGCAAAGAACCTGAAAAAGGGTCTTGTTGAAATAGCCCATGGAGGAACCATATTCCTTGATGAAATAGGTGACATGCCCTATCCTATGCAGTCAAAACTTCTCACTCTTATTGAAGAAAAAAGATTCAGAAGGATCGGGGGTCTGCAGTTCCTAAGAACAGATGTAAGGATACTTGCTGCAACCAATAAAAACCTGCAGCAGCTGGTACATGAAGGAAAATTCAGGCTTGACCTTTATTACAGATTAAATGTGGCTACTGTGGAACTGCTACCTCTTAGAGAAAGAAAGGAAGATATTCCACTACTGGCAAACAATTTCTTAAAACATTACACCGAAAAATACAGTACCGGTAAGAAAACCTTCACAGAGCAAACAATTGAGGCAATGCAGAGATACAGCTGGCCAGGAAATATAAGGGAATTAAAAAATCTTGTAGAAAAGCTTGTCATACTTTCAAAATCTTATGAGATTGGAATCCATGACCTGCCAGAATATTTTTTAAAAAATGAGACAACATGTCCATCAGAGGAATTAAAAACTTTTGAAAGAAGTTTCGCTAACCTCTCGCTTAGGGACATAGAAATAGAATGTATAAGAAAAGCCCTCCAAATTGCCAGAGGAAATCAAAAAAAGGCTGCTGAACTGCTCAATATAAGCAGGGATACACTCCGCTACCGCTTAAAAAAACTAGGTATCAGGGCTTCAGAATACAAAAGGTGAATAATCATGGATATCTGGAATTTGACTCATTATGGAGCCTTCCGTGACAGTTCAGAACACAGGATCCTGAAAAGCTTCCATAGTCAATAAACTTTGGATACAGATTTCCCTCGGCAGGCTGAACAATCCTTGTATCAAAATTTATAAGATGGGTGTGGTCACCAGATTCAGGTGATAGCTCAACACCATGGGGATCATGACAGGCTGCGCATGATATAGCATTAAAAAGATGACCGCTATGACCTCCTCTTCCCGAAATATTTCTCTGAAAACTCTCATCCCTTAAAATACTATCCCTGTTATGACATCTATAGCAAAGGGCATAATTATTATAGGACTCAGGAATTCCATCATCAGTCTCGTACCTCTCAGCAAGTATGGGTCTGAACCGCGATCCATGAACACCCCTTGCACCACTTCCTCCTACATCAGGACTGTCATCAGCCTGATGGCAGTCACTGCATCTGATAATGCTTGAGTATGTGAGGTCAGGTCTAAGGCTGCTGGGGATACTGGGTACAGCAGGATTTTTACCAGCTTCAATCACGGGGTGGTAGGATGGGTTTGATGGACTGAACTCTATCCTTGTATTAACAGTATTTACTACCCTTGGCACAAAAGGAATTGAACCGCTTGAATCACCGTGACATTTAAAACATAATTCATATTCATAAGTGACCTCCCTTACAGGGCCACCATTTCTGTCAATACCTTTTACACCGAGAAGCCTTCCTCCCGCATAGGGTGGGAGAGCATTACCATCATTTACGGTATGAGGATTATGGCAATCAACACATTCCACATGTCCCCAAAGGGGAATCTCTTCTTCTGGCTTATGATAGGATGCAGTTATTCCTGTTGTTGTATCTTCAACAGGGTGTCTTGATATTCTTTGAAACTGAGAATAGACATCCTTTTGAGCTACATTTCCATTATGACATTTATAACAATTTCTTTCCTCCTCCTGATGATAAAGCAATCTCTCTCTTCCTTGTGCCCCATGAGGTGTATGACAGTTTTCACATCCATTTTCAGATACTGTAAGCCATCCAAAATCCGTTCCTCTTCCAGTAAAGGGCCAGGGATTAGGTTCAGCGCCATTCCAGACTGAAACAGAGGTCTT encodes the following:
- a CDS encoding sensor histidine kinase, which translates into the protein MDYQLSIGENELKEIERLRSIVESQEKALEALFAISDAIIAYPRSKALITSILEIIKPILNAKTVVFWSLNPERLKKCWEYVECGKVTCPAYCNDDQRCWSIPGTQCKPDNSSTKNFEEKMTVCFECPVLLDTVLSFEAVAGEEHEFVEKELTVGTHICKELFLHKPPIAVYHTYYSDSGLKCYRQIDYLPRGSLKRPELIETEDCVTLSAVSGPSTKIGLGLLTKNQLTGIVCMMLDRIHYLSIEEVSLLTNIARIISVAVENSHLYTIMEKKNRRIMNICRDAHHRIKNNLQILSGLFLLQLQQCHDPSTKELMIDNLMRVRSIAYVHQLLSKEDSSTVNLAELCEKIVESGLQLSNIENKFLNFAITGSSSVSLDSRKATNIAIIVNELVTNSIKHGFRERLFGRINVKITDMQDGMVNLEFSDNGIGFPADFDLERDANLGLRIVSDIVREDLNGCMKIESERGARIKIIFKL
- a CDS encoding cytochrome c3 family protein, producing the protein MRIISLVLFLIHLLSSVSSSEDSCTARCHQPMLKGKNIHPPAYSCESCHLLLGDRHPVKNKKTFSLISEVPLLCWTCHQEPKPLSSTHPPFKQGLCTGCHNPHESEHSGLLKESPEKVCLSCHEDKHKGNFLHGPSAAGDCFYCHGAHQSEKKFLLKNKEPDLCLDCHYDISIELKKPSIHPAINSGCSSCHNPHASNYRKFLINQGDRLCFSCHPLIEEKISRSKSVHRPIKTDKACASCHLPHSSSGTKLMEKSGMDACLECHKKFIDIKRDRYLHGPINNGDCSSCHDSHGSQYRKLLVMDFPEELYVPYNEKAYALCFSCHNRDLLRYPDTSFATGFRDGNRNLHYLHVNKKDKGRSCRFCHTIHGGTLPKLIAEKVRFGNWDLPVGFTKTETGGTCAPGCHRKYTYDRKTRAR
- a CDS encoding PilZ domain-containing protein — its product is MSIPERKSRRKKIFQEISINIPGEASSNFKGVLLDISEEGLGLSTEYPLKPGQLIEIIMQEGIVTGTVMWTFKRNGLFRAGIYRNSIRKKSI
- a CDS encoding sigma-54 dependent transcriptional regulator; protein product: MMTAINSPEASGFRKKALVVDDESIIRLSLKKFLEDEGFISLTSSTGMDALKKIEEDHPDLVILDIQLPDSNGLNLLKTIKEMNPSITVIMITGHADVKGAVEAMKIGALDYLEKPIDFKNLKETLSRLRFDVQEHATEAEGLITLNPRMKEIYRVAERLATKSDVTILVLGESGTGKNFLCKKLHDISPRRNMPFVEVSCSNIPEHLIESELFGYEKGAFTDAKNLKKGLVEIAHGGTIFLDEIGDMPYPMQSKLLTLIEEKRFRRIGGLQFLRTDVRILAATNKNLQQLVHEGKFRLDLYYRLNVATVELLPLRERKEDIPLLANNFLKHYTEKYSTGKKTFTEQTIEAMQRYSWPGNIRELKNLVEKLVILSKSYEIGIHDLPEYFLKNETTCPSEELKTFERSFANLSLRDIEIECIRKALQIARGNQKKAAELLNISRDTLRYRLKKLGIRASEYKR